From Panthera uncia isolate 11264 chromosome D3 unlocalized genomic scaffold, Puncia_PCG_1.0 HiC_scaffold_8, whole genome shotgun sequence:
tttttttgggggggtgagagagagagtgggagaggggaaggggggggggggggggggggggggggcgtggagagagagagagagaatgagaatgaacgaacgaactccaagcaggcttcactctaggcacggagcctgacatagggctccatctcatgacctgagccgaaatcaagagttggacgcttaaccgactgagcccccccaggtgccccttaactacAACTTTTAGTAATACTGTTTTgatatgattatatttatttgaacAATGACCTCTGACTTGGGGCAAATGATATTTCTTATGGTCATGATGGAAagtttcatttcaaaatgaatgtCAGTAAAAAACAGTCAGTTGATCCTAAAGGCaggaacaacacaaatgtccatcagagaaagagatAAACAGATCACAGTCCATCCATGCAAAGGAATAGgacacagccataaaaagagaatgaaacgttagatgctacaatgtggatgaacctagaaaacatggtgctaagtgaaagaagccagacacaaaaggccacatattgtatgaacgtgtttatataaaatgtccagagtaGACAAATTtggagagacaaaaagtagattagtggttcccAAAGGCCGGGGGTAGGgtagggcggggggggggggggaatagatATTAGTGCttaatgggtacaaagtttctctttggggtgatgaaaatgttctagaactagatgtgtgatagttgcacaacatcgtgaatgtatttaatgccactgaattaacactttaaaatggttaattttatattgtGTGGATTacacctgcattttttttttttaaactgtgagttaggggcacttggatggctcagtcagttgggcaactgattcttgatttcagcttgggtcatgacccCAGAATCCTGGGATCgtgccctacatcgggctctgcactaggcaTGGATCTTGTGTgggattctcattcattctctttctctttctctttctctctctctctctctctctctctctctcccccttctctctgctcctctcccccacttgtgtgctctctctctctaaaataaaattaattcattaaattttttaaaacattaaaaaaataataaaacagttaaTCTTAAAAGTTTTACATATGAGTTAGACAGATGTGGGGGAAAGCTATGGTATAGAGAATGGCAATAGTTTGAAAAACCCTAATATAATCCATCCCTCTTGATACAAGGATGTGGGAACTTGAAGCCCTGAGAGAAGTACCTTGGTCAAGGCCTTTCTTGGCATCAGTGGTGACAGGTTCAGCTGTCTTTGCTGTGTGGACTTGCTTCTGTCTCAGGGTTAAGAAGACTATGGATACTGTTTATAAACTCAAATATTCCACCTGGATCAGGgaagcctcccctgccccctcccccccgcccttccccacaGAGGGGTCTGCCCCCAGCACTGGATTCTCCTGTAGAGACGCACCAAAGAAGCGGGGTCCCCTTGGAGACAGATTTACTGTGTACTGGTCAGCCAGGAGCTGATGTGGCACTTCCAAGAAGAGAGTGCCAGCAGACACGTGATTTTTGTGTACTTTTGCAATGAGATCAGGATCCACCCTGTTGGTGAATTCACCTTTGCTTGGACTTGTAAAAACAGATCTGTTGAGCGTTCCCCTGAGGGCACCTGAGTGAGATGCGCTCACTCTGAAACCCTGAAACCCCGAAACCGGCTGCAGGCTGAATAATTTCAAGGGAAGCTACCAGGCATCCTTTCTCCTTAGCTATTCCTCAAACTCTTAAATGCCCACTGCCTTCGGCAAGAGGCAtgacaggaagaaaaggaaaggtttagTTTACCCTCCTCTGTTAACCTAGTGTTTATGCAGAGGACGGTAGAAAATGCTCGAGAGGTTATCATGTTTTTTCTTGACAAAATGACATTGTAGAACATGtgtctgtgctttttaaaaatattacataaggAGGAGAGCATACATCTACTTGTACTTTTATTAACAATATGTTCCGTTATCTTTTTCAGACCTGCTTTTTTAAAGGCTGCAGAAAACTTCACTCTTTTGGTTAAGAACAACATCTGGTATCCCAAATTTAATTTCAGCAAGTAAGTGGGCCAGCTGTGTGAGTTCACCAGTGTCTTAGAGCAACTTCTGCCTCCTCTTTGAGGTTTTCCTCACTTCATTTCTGCTTCCTCCTGACTTTAGGAGGAATATTCTTACCAACGTCACCACTACCTACCTCAAATCGTGCATTTATGATGCCATAACAGATCCCTTCTGCCCCATATTCCGTCTTGGCAAAATAGTGGAGAATGCAGGGCACAGCTTCCAGGACATGGCCATTGAGGTAGGCAGAGGCCCCTGGCTTTTCTGACACAGCCTTTAACGCATCTTGTTCTAGAATGGGCCCCGAGGAAAGCTTGCTGTCTCTGCTCACAACCTGCAGGGAGGTATCATGGGTATCCAGATCAACTGGGATTGCAACCTGGACAGAACCGCCTCCCTCTGCTTGCCCAGGTACTCCTTCCGCCGCCTGGACACCCGGGATGTGGACCACAATGTGTCCCCCGGCTACAATTTCAGGTAGGCGTGAGCTTGGGGCCTGGTTCTCTTGTGTTGGGGGGTGGAGGGCGACAGTGCCTGGATCACTCCCCAGCGGGGGCGTCCGTGCCCACCAAAGACCAGCACTCAGGCAGCCTCTGAGGGCAGGTGGAGAGGTATGTACCAGAGTGTTCCTAGTAGATCTTGTGCCCACAGTATCCTGGCCCATGAGAGCCTCCTGTGCCCCTTCTTACTTCAGAAAtcatgttgaggggcgcctgggtggctcagtcggttaagagtccgacttcagctcaagtcatgattttgcagtctgttgagatcaagccctccgtcacgctctgtgctgacagctcggagcctggagcccgcttcagattctgtgtctccttctctctctgcccctcccctgctcaaactctgtctctgtctcaaaaataaacataaaaaaaaaaaaatcatgttgatACAATTTTCAGAGTAGCCCAGAGAGGCTGGCTGCTTGAGCTCCCTTGGGCCAGCCTCCTAGGACCCCTGCTCACTGATTTTGAGGAGTGGGTGAGCTTGTGATCCTCCAGTCTGAAGACCTCTGGGGCCTGACCCAGGAATTAGTTTCTCAAAGACCCAAGTCTGCCTTTGGAATGCCCAGGGTGCAGGAGATACAGACTTAAGCCTCAGGAAAGGCCTTTGCTGGTACTTCCCTACCGAAAGTACCAAGTATTCATGTCCTGGGACTCtcacaacaaattaccacaaggtgggtggcttgaaacaacaggaAGTTATTCTCTCATGGATGTGGAGGCCAAAGTCCCCAAATCAAGATGTCAGTAAGGCAAGCTacctttttttgccttttccaggttCTGGGGGCTCCCCAGTGTTCCTTGGCTCATAGACTCATCACTCCCACCTCTGCCGCTGTTGTCACACAGCCTTCCCTCTGTGCGCATCCCTGTGTGTCCTCTCTTCTTACAAGGTCACCAGTCATATTGAATCAAAGTCCACCCTAATCCAGTCCGACCTCATCTCAACTAATTCCagctgcaaagaccctattttcctatttccttttcccATTCACATGTTCCAGGTGGATACGAATCTTGGGTGACAGTGTTCAGCCCGGTACAGCTGGCAATCTGATGGGAGGACCAGGGGGCCAGGGTCACGTTTCCTGAGGCAACCAGACCCGTAGCCGCGTACATTGTTGTGTGCCCTTTGTGTCATCTCTCACGCATTTTGCCACTCAAAAAAAGCATCCCCACAAGGGGCCACCTGAGTAGGTCTGAGGTGCTTTTGTGTTGCACTTGTCTCCCTCTAGTGGTGACGTGTGCAAGCCAATACGGGATCACAGAAACCTCCAGAATTACAGTCAGCTATCATTTTGAACCACCTGACTCACTGATACTAGGGcagatatttggattttttttccctagtaaaGGAATTAGATTTGTGTTGCTGTCTCTACTGTTACACAACTTTAGAAACCATTGTGGAAAAACCTCAAGCTTGGGTCAGAACCTCAGAACAGAGAGAAGCCGATGGGAACCGTCACCAGAAAGACACCCATCCCCTGACCTCCACTAGCACCAGGCCCCACCTGAATTCCCCAGGCCTGACCATGACATAGAGGTTGCAGGCCAGACTAATCATGGGCCAAGAGTTTAGGCTTCTCTGAATCAACATCCTATATGTATAACACGGGCAGGAAATGGCATCATGGCTCAACAGACCCCCCACTACCACCATTCCCccatgtgtatgttttttttttaatggctttattgagatatagttcacACAACACTCTTCATCCATGTAAAGTGTGGGATCCCATCATTTTTAGTTCATTCACAGAGTTGTAGGACTCTCGGcgtaattttagaacattttcatcccctcAGTGCGAAACCCCTTCGGCCATCACCTGTATCTTCCCATCTACCTCAGTCCCTGTCAACCACcatctgcttcctttctctctggatttGCATAAACGGAATCACACACTATATGgatttctgtgactggcttctttcactcagcatcatgtttttccaaggttcatccatattgtacaTTTATCATTACTTTATCTCTCTTTATGACCAaagaatattccattatgtggatataccacattttatttactcatttatccatcgatgggtcagtagttctttaaaaaaaaatatgtccagCACTGATTCTGTGAGTTTTGTGGAGTTTCATGGCCAGTTCCATGCCCCTACCCACAAGGCAGTCCTGGGGCTAGCTGCTGGCCGGCCACATGCTGTCGGTGACCAGGATCTCCTTGAGAGAGGCAGGTGGTTCTGCTGTGTCAAGGAGGAGGTTCAGAGCGTGAGGTTCCAGCTCCACCGTAGGAGGGGACAGTGATGATAGAATAGTTCTGGTGCCCCAAGGATAGAATAGTTCTGGTGCCCCAAGGGCCCTGGCATCCTCCTGCCAACAGCCCAGCCCACATCCTGCGCAACCCACATTAGCCGGGAGAGGCCCTGAGGTGCTCAGGTATCGTCTGTCCAGCAGGCAGTGCCGGCTCCCGAGGGCCTCGGGATTTCTGCTCTGATGTCCCCATTTCCCTAGGTTTGCCAAGTACTACAGTGACCCGACTGGCGCCGAGCACCGCACGCTCATCAAGGCCTACGGCATCCGCTTTGACATCATAGTGTTCGGAAAGGTAGCCTGGCTGCCGGCTTCTCTTGGGGCTCTGGTTCAGAGCTTCCGAGTTCTGAACCCCGGGCTTCTGGGTTCGCCAGGGTCCACgggccctctccccacctcttatCTGCTCTTGCCCACCTCTCTCACaactttgtccttttcttctgtcatttgtAGGCTGGGAAATTTGACATCATTCCCACCATGATCAACATTGGCTCGGGTTTGGCGCTCTTAGGGGTGGTGAGTGACttagaccgcccccccccccccccccagctgcccgCCCTCCTCAGCAGTAGTTAGCACAGTGAGGTGAGACCCTCCACTGGCATCCTGGTTCCTCCCCTTGACACTTGTTTCTGGAATCGACCCTCCAAGTTTCTTGCCCttgcccccaaccccacctccccttcccttctccaagACCATGGCCCTCGGGGCCTTGCCTTCTCCTGAGAGGTGGAGCCTTGCCCTTTCTATCCTTGAAAGATTCCAGGCTTTGTGGGAAGGGGCATGCATAGAATAACAGGGGCTGAAGCATCCTGGCTCGCTCTTTCTCGCCCTGTGCTGCACTCAGGCGACAGTGCTATGTGACGTCATAGTCCTCTACTGCATGAAGAAAAGATACTACTACCGGGAGAAGAAATACAAGTATGTGGAGGATTACGAGCAGGTAGGCCGCCTCCTGACCTCCAGCAGGCAGGAAGGTCCAAGCACCTTGCCGCCTCCGCCTCTTTTTTGTGCCAGTGGTGAGCACCTGGGGCGCTGGGCCATCTGGGGGGAGACCCGGGTGCAAAGGTGGCACTCCTTAGACATGTGGTCACCCCAGGCAGCGGCACACTGCTCACTACCCTCATCCTCCGCTCCATTTCTAGATCATCTGTACTAGTATTCACTTCATACTTTTCTTCAAACGGGCTCACTCTGTAAAATCTAGCCTCATTTTAATTAGTGACATCTCAGGTTACTTATAATCATGAATATTATGACAAAATCTATGTCCACACACTCCTTAAACTTGCCTCACATAGCAAGAGGGGTTGGGTACCATGCTTTTTGAGAACCCATGCACCGGGCTAAGCTGAGTATGTACAGTTGTGAAGGGCTGCCCGAAGTTCTCAGGGTGAGTGCCTGGCTCTCGCCTGCCCCAAGTGGCCCAGGCTTGCCTATGGGCAGCCCATGGTGTCTACACATCTATCCAGAAGCGTATCAGTCAACGATAAGCATACCTTTCTTTGCAGGGTCTTGGCAGTGAGATGGACCAGTGATGCCTCCACACCTGGGCTCCCCACGGCCCTCATCAGAGCACAGCgaggagggagaaaaggctgCCATTGTCACCCCAGAGAAAGTTCCAGATTCTGAGTCCATCTCCACTGCACAAGAACTTCATGGTTGCCCAGCTGCTCCCGTGTTTTGTGTGTAGGGCGTGTGTAGTAAACCACCCTGAACAGTGGGTCACCTCAACGTGGGGTTGTTGGGGCGACCTCTGGCCTAAGGGCTCTGGCCCTACTGCCGCTGCTGGGCAGGGCCTCCTTCAGGACCAGCCTTCCTCAGGGGCTCCAGTCTCCAGGCTACTGCGAGACCGGTCCAGCTGGGGCCCAGCAGCTCTGTTCAAGCACTTTATAAGGGAAGGAAGGACACCTGGGTGTGGTCACTGGCTCTTGGTCACCCGGTCCACTCTTCCTCCCCCCCGAACCATACTGTCATGGGACAGAGTTAGCACGTCTCCTTGAGAAGAGGCATGTCGAGGTGATCGAGGACCAAACATTAAAACGATTTTCTCAACCTTTGTTCTCATAGCATGAACTAGaactttcctctcttcccttttacTTCGACCACTAAACCCATTTGTTGTCACAGCTCACCATGTTCAGAAAAAGCTTCCTGAAACAGTCTGTTGTTGGGGCTTTAGGCATCTTCCCCGACTTCGACCTAATCTTGAAGGCCTCGGCATCTTGGTATTTGTAAGGCTGTGTTCCTACAGAATTTACAAGATTTTGTCCTGTGGtgattagtctttttttttttttaatgtttttatttatttttgagacagagagagacagagcatgagcaggggaagggcagagagagagggagacagaatctgaagcaggctccaggctctgagctgtcagcacagagcctaaagaggggctcgaactcacaaaccgtgagatcatgccctgagctgaggtcggacatttaaccggctgagccacccaggtgcccccgtgtgGTGACTAGTCTtacatgtgcatgtgtttttttttacataaaattgtgGTCCTGCACTATGGGGGACACAATTTTAAGTAACAAGAACATGACTTATCCTGTCCCCTCCCGATTTGCTTTCCAGAAGTCTCCAACCACAAGCAGCACCACCTACACCTACCTTGTTTGAAATGTTAATGAAGTTATTTCTAGCTTCGCCTTCACACCGACTTAATTCTGCATGGAGTCTTCAGGATCTCCTTAAAGAAAGctgcttgcccctccccccccccccatcacgaATTCATTTCCAAGTACTGAAGGGAACGTTTATTTTAGAAGTGCCTGCTTCTGCTGCATAAAACCTGGGCTTTTCTtgctttgggggcgggggggggggggaagtttaCCGAACCCCTTTGAATAAAAAGCTCTGGTTCGTCCTCTTTGAAAACAACGCCTGCCTGAACACGTGGATCAAATGGAAGTGGACGTTTTAGGGATGGCTTCTCATCTCGCAGGCTAAGAACGGAGTTTCTGGACCGGGGGCCACTTCTTTCGGCCTTAGCTCAGATGGAACGCCACAGCCAGCTGGggtgaagggtgggggagggattgCTTATTTTACTCACCAGGCATCTTGTATTCAGCTATATTCCCACGTGCTGGCACTCCCTGGTGCTGCTGCTTCCCCTTGCA
This genomic window contains:
- the P2RX4 gene encoding P2X purinoceptor 4 isoform X1 — its product is MAGCCAALAAFLFEYDTPRIVLIRSRKVGLMNRAVQVLILAYVIGWVFVWEKGYQEMDSVVSSVTTKAKGVTVTNTSTLGFRVWDVADYVIPAQEENSLFIMTNMITTVNQTQGLCPELPDKTTVCKSDANCAAGSSGTHSNGIATGRCVLFNETVKTCEVAAWCPVEDDTHVPEPAFLKAAENFTLLVKNNIWYPKFNFSKRNILTNVTTTYLKSCIYDAITDPFCPIFRLGKIVENAGHSFQDMAIEGGIMGIQINWDCNLDRTASLCLPRYSFRRLDTRDVDHNVSPGYNFRFAKYYSDPTGAEHRTLIKAYGIRFDIIVFGKAGKFDIIPTMINIGSGLALLGVATVLCDVIVLYCMKKRYYYREKKYKYVEDYEQGLGSEMDQ
- the P2RX4 gene encoding P2X purinoceptor 4 isoform X2; protein product: MDSVVSSVTTKAKGVTVTNTSTLGFRVWDVADYVIPAQEENSLFIMTNMITTVNQTQGLCPELPDKTTVCKSDANCAAGSSGTHSNGIATGRCVLFNETVKTCEVAAWCPVEDDTHVPEPAFLKAAENFTLLVKNNIWYPKFNFSKRNILTNVTTTYLKSCIYDAITDPFCPIFRLGKIVENAGHSFQDMAIEGGIMGIQINWDCNLDRTASLCLPRYSFRRLDTRDVDHNVSPGYNFRFAKYYSDPTGAEHRTLIKAYGIRFDIIVFGKAGKFDIIPTMINIGSGLALLGVATVLCDVIVLYCMKKRYYYREKKYKYVEDYEQGLGSEMDQ